From the Musa acuminata AAA Group cultivar baxijiao chromosome BXJ3-7, Cavendish_Baxijiao_AAA, whole genome shotgun sequence genome, one window contains:
- the LOC103992200 gene encoding uncharacterized protein LOC103992200, producing the protein MATLKDVVARRPIAATIRLTVPAGGARPAPPVGPALGQYRLNLMAFCKDFNARTQKYKPDTPMAVTITAYKDNTFEFIVKSPTVAWFLKKAAGVESGSGRPGHIVASSITIRHVYEIAKIKQADPSCKHLSVEAICKSIMGTARSMGIQIVKDL; encoded by the coding sequence ATGGCCACGCTGAAGGACGTGGTAGCCCGGCGGCCCATTGCCGCCACCATCCGCCTCACGGTGCCAGCCGGCGGCGCCCGCCCCGCCCCGCCCGTCGGCCCCGCCCTCGGGCAGTACCGGCTCAACCTGATGGCCTTCTGCAAGGACTTTAATGCGCGCACCCAGAAGTACAAGCCCGACACCCCCATGGCCGTCACCATCACCGCCTACAAGGACAATACCTTCGAGTTCATTGTCAAGTCTCCCACCGTCGCCTGGTTCCTCAAGAAGGCGGCCGGCGTCGAATCCGGCAGCGGCCGCCCCGGCCACATAGTCGCCTCTTCCATCACCATCCGACATGTCTACGAGATCGCCAAGATCAAGCAGGCCGACCCCTCTTGCAAGCACCTTTCTGTCGAGgccatctgcaagtctatcatggGCACTGCGCGCTCCATGGGCATACAGATCGTCAAAGATCTCTGA